One segment of Toxotes jaculatrix isolate fToxJac2 chromosome 8, fToxJac2.pri, whole genome shotgun sequence DNA contains the following:
- the LOC121186179 gene encoding cingulin isoform X4, giving the protein MSTASSGRKTPVDYGVQIRFINDLGETGQPGSQPKIKTQTTSKYGVAVRVQGIAGQPYVVLKDGEKGDSYGVQLRTQYPSGYSSLPRRRDKAEPGTHGVDVGGGSGGGGQGGALRRAQSHGSLLDRDGEGGAGNEDFQLSRPPGDGKSGSYGNLDGGLGVRGEREQPRRAGGREGDMERNMWDSSYQAGLSGSLRSSQSYPDPPQQINEFHSSQRQTSVNRLVNRFDGGNTGGQQRGLPPPQHDPRATSPILNSRPYTSPPSSTHSSLGHGQGAVTRFPGQSTNQWSSSGRYAAVATPQASMTEGQSAEMSSEEEQVMETIYNILRQGSHESDVVINHKVKLIFQKIQNIKSKESPREEWIREKRELERKMAELQTALREERRDSVSNSDPALKAELESCLDENLQLREMLDRKKTDLNETQSELTQLRMERENAEARAREMEDQLAELQDDLRKENSNKTDLMSYQAQLMEVCQLKHKLEETLRQRERELTALKGALKEEVATHDKEIEALREQYSADMEKLRSSMEQVSQSHAGIEAERLRVNASVRSLQQQLEDCRDESSHWMEQFHATRDELRTTKQELLQARLEKEEFEEELKELQDKMSTMKQQIPDPSHTQTLNQELQRYNADLQKAKSEVEKHRTEFDKKVMEVISIKKSHQNQEAELKYEIDRLKDQLQRAKEDIAKAQEKNKRLPDPATISELEQKLGEARSEASQLKEKLSLSAEELEASKAQLSRAKMDLKSLQDSQEEQKEANTRLKEKLSRLEAQLQTNAAESSEAELALHSEVRGLRSELDEAKRKASKLSQEHRELSLRLEDTEKDRETLKQTANQLEETKRQQERALEKLNKEYESLTMSSRGEAQVLRVQLEEQRERARKEMQEVQRHGNDAQTELEKSHTNLRRLEEEMSRQKKELLLVCEERDNHQLDKELLTNRLRHLEAEIEASKNNHNDKSREIRILEDKLKRMELELEEEKSSVEMLTDRMARSRDQIDQLRSELMQERSSKQDLELDKNAMERHLKELRSRVADMEGQSRSSAGVSQLENKIQELEERLRSEEREKNSVLASQRRLERKLKELNMTLDEERHTHTEQRDQLSLRVKALKRQVDEGETELERIDGLRRKAQRDMEEQMELKEASQARVTALEAELKRKTQTAMRPALDSSALSSDDDDSLYDPSTITSILTESNLQTSSC; this is encoded by the exons ATGAGCACAGCATCATCAGGTCGGAAGACCCCAGTGGACTACGGTGTCCAGATCCGCTTCATCAATGACCTCGGTGAAACTGGGCAGCCTGGGTCCCAGCCCAAGATCAAGACTCAGACCACCTCCAAATATGGTGTGGCGGTCAGGGTGCAGGGAATCGCTGGCCAGCCATATGTGGTCCTGAAGGACGGAGAGAAAGGAGACTCATATGGAGTCCAGCTCAGAACCCAGTACCCGTCGGGCTACAGTAGCCTTCCCCGGAGGAGAGACAAGGCAGAGCCAGGAACACATGGGGTAGATGTGGGAGGAGGAAGCGGCGGAGGAGGGCAGGGAGGGGCACTACGGCGGGCCCAGTCCCATGGGTCACTGCTGGacagggatggagagggaggtgCAGGCAATGAGGACTTTCAGCTGTCTAGGCCACCAGGGGATGGGAAGTCTGGTAGTTATGGAAACCTGGATGGAGGATTAGGAGtaagaggtgagagagagcagcctCGGCGTGCCGGTGGTAGAGAGGGGGACATGGAAAGGAATATGTGGGATAGTTCGTATCAGGCAGGTCTCAGTGGGTCACTGAGGAGCAGTCAGTCCTACCCTGACCCTCCTCAACAAATAAATGAGTTTCACTCTAGTCAGAGACAGACTTCTGTCAATAGACTAGTAAACAGGTTTGATGGTGGTAACACCGGGGGCCAGCAGAGAGGCCTCCCACCCCCACAACACGACCCCAGAGCTACATCTCCTATCCTCAACTCCAGGCCCTATACCTCACCTCCGTCctcaacacacagcagcttggGACATGGCCAGGGTGCTGTCACCAGATTTCCTGGACAATCCACTAATCAGTGGTCTTCATCTGGGAGATATGCTGCCGTGGCGACACCGCAGGCCAGTATGACTGAG GGTCAGAGTGCAGAGATGAgcagtgaggaggagcaggtcatgGAGACAATATACAACATCCTGAGGCAAGG ATCTCACGAGAGTGATGTTGTCATCAATCACAAAGTCAAGCTCATCTTTCAGAAGATTCAGAATATAAAG TCCAAAGAAAGCCCCAGGGAAGAGTGGataagagaaaagagggagctggagagaaAGATGGCTGAACTACAAACTGCCCTGCGAGAGGAAAGAAGG GACTCTGTTAGCAATTCTGATCCCGCTCTGAAAGCTGAGCTGGAGTCCTGTCTGGATGAAAATCTGCAACTCCGGGAGATGTTGGACCGgaagaaaacagatttaaatgaaacacaatCAGA GTTGACTCAGCTGCGTATGGAAAGGGAGAATGCAGAAGCACGGGCCAGAGAGATGGAGGACCAGCTGGCTGAGCTTCAGGATGatctgagaaaagaaaacagcaacaagaCG gaccTGATGTCTTATCAAGCACAGCTGATGGAGGTGTGCCAGCTGAAACATAAGCTGGAGGAGAcgctgaggcagagagagagggagctaaCAGCTCTGAAAGGAGCACTGAAGGAAGAGGTGGCCACACATGACAAAGAGATAGAGGCACTCAGAGAGCAGTACAGTGCTGACATGGAGAAGCTCCGTAGCAGCATGGAGCAGGTGTCTCAG TCTCACGCAGGGATCGAAGCAGAGCGGTTGCGTGTCAATGCATCAGTTCGCTCTCTCCAGCAGCAGTTGGAGGACTGTAGAGACGAGAGCAGCCACTGGATGGAGCAGTTTCATGCCACCAGAGATGAACTTCGAACAACTAAACAAGA GCTCCTGCAAGCTCGTCTGGAAAAAGAGGAGTTTGAGGAGGAACTGAAGGAGCTCCAGGATAAAATGAGCACCATGAAACAACAGATACCAGAccccagccacacacagactctcaacCAG GAGCTCCAGCGATACAATGCTGATCTGCAGAAGGCAAAGTCTGAGGTGGAGAAGCACAGGACAGAGTTTGACAAGAAGGTCATGGAGGTCATCTCCATTAAAAAATCTCACCAGAACCAAGAGGCAGAGCTGAAGTATGAGATTGACAGGCTAAAGGACCAGTTACAGAGGGCCAAAGAAGACATTGCCAAGgcacaggagaaaaacaaacgg CTCCCAGACCCAGCCACCATCtcagagctggagcagaagcttGGCGAGGCGCGTAGTGAAGCTAGCCAGCTCAAAGAGAAACTCTCATTGTCTGCAGAGGAACTGGAGGCCAGTAAAGCACAGCTCAGTAGAGCTAAGATGGACCTTAAATCACTGCAAGATTCCCAGGAGGAGCAGAAAGAGGCCAACACACGTCTAAAAGAGAAACTCTCACGGTTAGAG GCTCAGCTGCAGACTAATGCCGCAGAGAGCTCAGAGGCAGAGCTCGCCCTCCACTCTGAGGTGAGAGGCCTGAGATCTGAGCTAGATGAGGCAAAGAGAAAAGCCTCCAAACTGAGCCAGGAGCACCGTGAACTCAGCCTGCGCCTGGAGGACAcggagaaagacagggagacgCTCAAACAGACCGCCAACCAGCTGGAGGAGACCAAACGGCAACAGGAGAGAGCTCTAGAGAAACTCAACAAAGAG TATGAGTCTCTGACCATGTCCTCAAGAGGGGAGGCACAGGTTCTTAGGGTTCAGttggaggagcagagagagagagcacgcAAGGAAATGCAGGAGGTGCAGCGTCATGGAAACGACGCGCAGACCGAGCTGGAAAAAAGCCATACAAACCTAAGGAGACTGGAggaagaa ATGTCACGACAGAAGAAGGAGCTCCTGCTTGTATGTGAGGAGAGAGACAACCACCAGCTGGATAAAGAGCTTCTCACCAACAGACTGCGCCACCTTGAGGCAGAGATAGAGGCCagcaaaaacaaccacaatgaCAAAAGCCGAGAGATTCGCATCCTGGAG gACAAGCTGAAACGCATGGAgttggagctggaggaggagaaaagcagCGTAGAGATGCTGACAGACCGGATGGCCAGGAGCAGAGACCAGATCGATCAGCTCCGCTCTGAGCTCATGCAGGAGAGGTCTTCCAAACAGGACCTGGAGCTGGACAAGAACGCCATGGAGAGACAT CTGAAGGAGCTGAGGAGTCGTGTGGCTGACATGGAGGGCCAGTCTCGCTCCTCAGCAGGAGTCTCccagctggaaaacaagatCCAAGAGCTTGAAGAACGCCTGCGCAGTGAGGAAAG GGAGAAGAACTCTGTGTTGGCGTCTCAACGTCGTCTGGAGAGGAAACTTAAAGAACTCAATATGACGCTGGATGAGGagcggcacacacacactgaacagagaGATCAG CTTTCTCTGAGAGTGAAGGCCCTTAAGAGGCAGGTGgatgaaggagagacagagctgGAAAGGATAGATGGACTCAGAAGAAAAGCTCAGAGAGACATGGAGGAACAGATGGAGCTCAAAGAGGCCTCGCAAGCCAGAGTCACAGCTCTGGAGGCTGAGCTCAA GAGGAAAACTCAGACAGCAATGCGCCCTGCTTTGGATTCATCAGCCCTCAGCTCAGATGACGACGACAGCCTTTATGACCCGTCCACCATCACCTCCATCCTCACTGAGAGCAACCTCCAGACCAGCTCCTGTTAA
- the LOC121186179 gene encoding cingulin isoform X2 gives MSTASSGRKTPVDYGVQIRFINDLGETGQPGSQPKIKTQTTSKYGVAVRVQGIAGQPYVVLKDGEKGDSYGVQLRTQYPSGYSSLPRRRDKAEPGTHGVDVGGGSGGGGQGGALRRAQSHGSLLDRDGEGGAGNEDFQLSRPPGDGKSGSYGNLDGGLGVRGEREQPRRAGGREGDMERNMWDSSYQAGLSGSLRSSQSYPDPPQQINEFHSSQRQTSVNRLVNRFDGGNTGGQQRGLPPPQHDPRATSPILNSRPYTSPPSSTHSSLGHGQGAVTRFPGQSTNQWSSSGRYAAVATPQASMTEVTPDLLLDQGQSAEMSSEEEQVMETIYNILRQGSHESDVVINHKVKLIFQKIQNIKSKESPREEWIREKRELERKMAELQTALREERRDSVSNSDPALKAELESCLDENLQLREMLDRKKTDLNETQSELTQLRMERENAEARAREMEDQLAELQDDLRKENSNKTDLMSYQAQLMEVCQLKHKLEETLRQRERELTALKGALKEEVATHDKEIEALREQYSADMEKLRSSMEQVSQSHAGIEAERLRVNASVRSLQQQLEDCRDESSHWMEQFHATRDELRTTKQELLQARLEKEEFEEELKELQDKMSTMKQQIPDPSHTQTLNQELQRYNADLQKAKSEVEKHRTEFDKKVMEVISIKKSHQNQEAELKYEIDRLKDQLQRAKEDIAKAQEKNKRLPDPATISELEQKLGEARSEASQLKEKLSLSAEELEASKAQLSRAKMDLKSLQDSQEEQKEANTRLKEKLSRLEAQLQTNAAESSEAELALHSEVRGLRSELDEAKRKASKLSQEHRELSLRLEDTEKDRETLKQTANQLEETKRQQERALEKLNKEYESLTMSSRGEAQVLRVQLEEQRERARKEMQEVQRHGNDAQTELEKSHTNLRRLEEEMSRQKKELLLVCEERDNHQLDKELLTNRLRHLEAEIEASKNNHNDKSREIRILEDKLKRMELELEEEKSSVEMLTDRMARSRDQIDQLRSELMQERSSKQDLELDKNAMERHLKELRSRVADMEGQSRSSAGVSQLENKIQELEERLRSEEREKNSVLASQRRLERKLKELNMTLDEERHTHTEQRDQLSLRVKALKRQVDEGETELERIDGLRRKAQRDMEEQMELKEASQARVTALEAELKRKTQTAMRPALDSSALSSDDDDSLYDPSTITSILTESNLQTSSC, from the exons ATGAGCACAGCATCATCAGGTCGGAAGACCCCAGTGGACTACGGTGTCCAGATCCGCTTCATCAATGACCTCGGTGAAACTGGGCAGCCTGGGTCCCAGCCCAAGATCAAGACTCAGACCACCTCCAAATATGGTGTGGCGGTCAGGGTGCAGGGAATCGCTGGCCAGCCATATGTGGTCCTGAAGGACGGAGAGAAAGGAGACTCATATGGAGTCCAGCTCAGAACCCAGTACCCGTCGGGCTACAGTAGCCTTCCCCGGAGGAGAGACAAGGCAGAGCCAGGAACACATGGGGTAGATGTGGGAGGAGGAAGCGGCGGAGGAGGGCAGGGAGGGGCACTACGGCGGGCCCAGTCCCATGGGTCACTGCTGGacagggatggagagggaggtgCAGGCAATGAGGACTTTCAGCTGTCTAGGCCACCAGGGGATGGGAAGTCTGGTAGTTATGGAAACCTGGATGGAGGATTAGGAGtaagaggtgagagagagcagcctCGGCGTGCCGGTGGTAGAGAGGGGGACATGGAAAGGAATATGTGGGATAGTTCGTATCAGGCAGGTCTCAGTGGGTCACTGAGGAGCAGTCAGTCCTACCCTGACCCTCCTCAACAAATAAATGAGTTTCACTCTAGTCAGAGACAGACTTCTGTCAATAGACTAGTAAACAGGTTTGATGGTGGTAACACCGGGGGCCAGCAGAGAGGCCTCCCACCCCCACAACACGACCCCAGAGCTACATCTCCTATCCTCAACTCCAGGCCCTATACCTCACCTCCGTCctcaacacacagcagcttggGACATGGCCAGGGTGCTGTCACCAGATTTCCTGGACAATCCACTAATCAGTGGTCTTCATCTGGGAGATATGCTGCCGTGGCGACACCGCAGGCCAGTATGACTGAG GTGACCCCTGACCTTTTGCTGGACCAGGGTCAGAGTGCAGAGATGAgcagtgaggaggagcaggtcatgGAGACAATATACAACATCCTGAGGCAAGG ATCTCACGAGAGTGATGTTGTCATCAATCACAAAGTCAAGCTCATCTTTCAGAAGATTCAGAATATAAAG TCCAAAGAAAGCCCCAGGGAAGAGTGGataagagaaaagagggagctggagagaaAGATGGCTGAACTACAAACTGCCCTGCGAGAGGAAAGAAGG GACTCTGTTAGCAATTCTGATCCCGCTCTGAAAGCTGAGCTGGAGTCCTGTCTGGATGAAAATCTGCAACTCCGGGAGATGTTGGACCGgaagaaaacagatttaaatgaaacacaatCAGA GTTGACTCAGCTGCGTATGGAAAGGGAGAATGCAGAAGCACGGGCCAGAGAGATGGAGGACCAGCTGGCTGAGCTTCAGGATGatctgagaaaagaaaacagcaacaagaCG gaccTGATGTCTTATCAAGCACAGCTGATGGAGGTGTGCCAGCTGAAACATAAGCTGGAGGAGAcgctgaggcagagagagagggagctaaCAGCTCTGAAAGGAGCACTGAAGGAAGAGGTGGCCACACATGACAAAGAGATAGAGGCACTCAGAGAGCAGTACAGTGCTGACATGGAGAAGCTCCGTAGCAGCATGGAGCAGGTGTCTCAG TCTCACGCAGGGATCGAAGCAGAGCGGTTGCGTGTCAATGCATCAGTTCGCTCTCTCCAGCAGCAGTTGGAGGACTGTAGAGACGAGAGCAGCCACTGGATGGAGCAGTTTCATGCCACCAGAGATGAACTTCGAACAACTAAACAAGA GCTCCTGCAAGCTCGTCTGGAAAAAGAGGAGTTTGAGGAGGAACTGAAGGAGCTCCAGGATAAAATGAGCACCATGAAACAACAGATACCAGAccccagccacacacagactctcaacCAG GAGCTCCAGCGATACAATGCTGATCTGCAGAAGGCAAAGTCTGAGGTGGAGAAGCACAGGACAGAGTTTGACAAGAAGGTCATGGAGGTCATCTCCATTAAAAAATCTCACCAGAACCAAGAGGCAGAGCTGAAGTATGAGATTGACAGGCTAAAGGACCAGTTACAGAGGGCCAAAGAAGACATTGCCAAGgcacaggagaaaaacaaacgg CTCCCAGACCCAGCCACCATCtcagagctggagcagaagcttGGCGAGGCGCGTAGTGAAGCTAGCCAGCTCAAAGAGAAACTCTCATTGTCTGCAGAGGAACTGGAGGCCAGTAAAGCACAGCTCAGTAGAGCTAAGATGGACCTTAAATCACTGCAAGATTCCCAGGAGGAGCAGAAAGAGGCCAACACACGTCTAAAAGAGAAACTCTCACGGTTAGAG GCTCAGCTGCAGACTAATGCCGCAGAGAGCTCAGAGGCAGAGCTCGCCCTCCACTCTGAGGTGAGAGGCCTGAGATCTGAGCTAGATGAGGCAAAGAGAAAAGCCTCCAAACTGAGCCAGGAGCACCGTGAACTCAGCCTGCGCCTGGAGGACAcggagaaagacagggagacgCTCAAACAGACCGCCAACCAGCTGGAGGAGACCAAACGGCAACAGGAGAGAGCTCTAGAGAAACTCAACAAAGAG TATGAGTCTCTGACCATGTCCTCAAGAGGGGAGGCACAGGTTCTTAGGGTTCAGttggaggagcagagagagagagcacgcAAGGAAATGCAGGAGGTGCAGCGTCATGGAAACGACGCGCAGACCGAGCTGGAAAAAAGCCATACAAACCTAAGGAGACTGGAggaagaa ATGTCACGACAGAAGAAGGAGCTCCTGCTTGTATGTGAGGAGAGAGACAACCACCAGCTGGATAAAGAGCTTCTCACCAACAGACTGCGCCACCTTGAGGCAGAGATAGAGGCCagcaaaaacaaccacaatgaCAAAAGCCGAGAGATTCGCATCCTGGAG gACAAGCTGAAACGCATGGAgttggagctggaggaggagaaaagcagCGTAGAGATGCTGACAGACCGGATGGCCAGGAGCAGAGACCAGATCGATCAGCTCCGCTCTGAGCTCATGCAGGAGAGGTCTTCCAAACAGGACCTGGAGCTGGACAAGAACGCCATGGAGAGACAT CTGAAGGAGCTGAGGAGTCGTGTGGCTGACATGGAGGGCCAGTCTCGCTCCTCAGCAGGAGTCTCccagctggaaaacaagatCCAAGAGCTTGAAGAACGCCTGCGCAGTGAGGAAAG GGAGAAGAACTCTGTGTTGGCGTCTCAACGTCGTCTGGAGAGGAAACTTAAAGAACTCAATATGACGCTGGATGAGGagcggcacacacacactgaacagagaGATCAG CTTTCTCTGAGAGTGAAGGCCCTTAAGAGGCAGGTGgatgaaggagagacagagctgGAAAGGATAGATGGACTCAGAAGAAAAGCTCAGAGAGACATGGAGGAACAGATGGAGCTCAAAGAGGCCTCGCAAGCCAGAGTCACAGCTCTGGAGGCTGAGCTCAA GAGGAAAACTCAGACAGCAATGCGCCCTGCTTTGGATTCATCAGCCCTCAGCTCAGATGACGACGACAGCCTTTATGACCCGTCCACCATCACCTCCATCCTCACTGAGAGCAACCTCCAGACCAGCTCCTGTTAA
- the LOC121186179 gene encoding cingulin isoform X1 produces MSTASSGRKTPVDYGVQIRFINDLGETGQPGSQPKIKTQTTSKYGVAVRVQGIAGQPYVVLKDGEKGDSYGVQLRTQYPSGYSSLPRRRDKAEPGTHGVDVGGGSGGGGQGGALRRAQSHGSLLDRDGEGGAGNEDFQLSRPPGDGKSGSYGNLDGGLGVRGEREQPRRAGGREGDMERNMWDSSYQAGLSGSLRSSQSYPDPPQQINEFHSSQRQTSVNRLVNRFDGGNTGGQQRGLPPPQHDPRATSPILNSRPYTSPPSSTHSSLGHGQGAVTRFPGQSTNQWSSSGRYAAVATPQASMTEAQVTPDLLLDQGQSAEMSSEEEQVMETIYNILRQGSHESDVVINHKVKLIFQKIQNIKSKESPREEWIREKRELERKMAELQTALREERRDSVSNSDPALKAELESCLDENLQLREMLDRKKTDLNETQSELTQLRMERENAEARAREMEDQLAELQDDLRKENSNKTDLMSYQAQLMEVCQLKHKLEETLRQRERELTALKGALKEEVATHDKEIEALREQYSADMEKLRSSMEQVSQSHAGIEAERLRVNASVRSLQQQLEDCRDESSHWMEQFHATRDELRTTKQELLQARLEKEEFEEELKELQDKMSTMKQQIPDPSHTQTLNQELQRYNADLQKAKSEVEKHRTEFDKKVMEVISIKKSHQNQEAELKYEIDRLKDQLQRAKEDIAKAQEKNKRLPDPATISELEQKLGEARSEASQLKEKLSLSAEELEASKAQLSRAKMDLKSLQDSQEEQKEANTRLKEKLSRLEAQLQTNAAESSEAELALHSEVRGLRSELDEAKRKASKLSQEHRELSLRLEDTEKDRETLKQTANQLEETKRQQERALEKLNKEYESLTMSSRGEAQVLRVQLEEQRERARKEMQEVQRHGNDAQTELEKSHTNLRRLEEEMSRQKKELLLVCEERDNHQLDKELLTNRLRHLEAEIEASKNNHNDKSREIRILEDKLKRMELELEEEKSSVEMLTDRMARSRDQIDQLRSELMQERSSKQDLELDKNAMERHLKELRSRVADMEGQSRSSAGVSQLENKIQELEERLRSEEREKNSVLASQRRLERKLKELNMTLDEERHTHTEQRDQLSLRVKALKRQVDEGETELERIDGLRRKAQRDMEEQMELKEASQARVTALEAELKRKTQTAMRPALDSSALSSDDDDSLYDPSTITSILTESNLQTSSC; encoded by the exons ATGAGCACAGCATCATCAGGTCGGAAGACCCCAGTGGACTACGGTGTCCAGATCCGCTTCATCAATGACCTCGGTGAAACTGGGCAGCCTGGGTCCCAGCCCAAGATCAAGACTCAGACCACCTCCAAATATGGTGTGGCGGTCAGGGTGCAGGGAATCGCTGGCCAGCCATATGTGGTCCTGAAGGACGGAGAGAAAGGAGACTCATATGGAGTCCAGCTCAGAACCCAGTACCCGTCGGGCTACAGTAGCCTTCCCCGGAGGAGAGACAAGGCAGAGCCAGGAACACATGGGGTAGATGTGGGAGGAGGAAGCGGCGGAGGAGGGCAGGGAGGGGCACTACGGCGGGCCCAGTCCCATGGGTCACTGCTGGacagggatggagagggaggtgCAGGCAATGAGGACTTTCAGCTGTCTAGGCCACCAGGGGATGGGAAGTCTGGTAGTTATGGAAACCTGGATGGAGGATTAGGAGtaagaggtgagagagagcagcctCGGCGTGCCGGTGGTAGAGAGGGGGACATGGAAAGGAATATGTGGGATAGTTCGTATCAGGCAGGTCTCAGTGGGTCACTGAGGAGCAGTCAGTCCTACCCTGACCCTCCTCAACAAATAAATGAGTTTCACTCTAGTCAGAGACAGACTTCTGTCAATAGACTAGTAAACAGGTTTGATGGTGGTAACACCGGGGGCCAGCAGAGAGGCCTCCCACCCCCACAACACGACCCCAGAGCTACATCTCCTATCCTCAACTCCAGGCCCTATACCTCACCTCCGTCctcaacacacagcagcttggGACATGGCCAGGGTGCTGTCACCAGATTTCCTGGACAATCCACTAATCAGTGGTCTTCATCTGGGAGATATGCTGCCGTGGCGACACCGCAGGCCAGTATGACTGAGGCACAA GTGACCCCTGACCTTTTGCTGGACCAGGGTCAGAGTGCAGAGATGAgcagtgaggaggagcaggtcatgGAGACAATATACAACATCCTGAGGCAAGG ATCTCACGAGAGTGATGTTGTCATCAATCACAAAGTCAAGCTCATCTTTCAGAAGATTCAGAATATAAAG TCCAAAGAAAGCCCCAGGGAAGAGTGGataagagaaaagagggagctggagagaaAGATGGCTGAACTACAAACTGCCCTGCGAGAGGAAAGAAGG GACTCTGTTAGCAATTCTGATCCCGCTCTGAAAGCTGAGCTGGAGTCCTGTCTGGATGAAAATCTGCAACTCCGGGAGATGTTGGACCGgaagaaaacagatttaaatgaaacacaatCAGA GTTGACTCAGCTGCGTATGGAAAGGGAGAATGCAGAAGCACGGGCCAGAGAGATGGAGGACCAGCTGGCTGAGCTTCAGGATGatctgagaaaagaaaacagcaacaagaCG gaccTGATGTCTTATCAAGCACAGCTGATGGAGGTGTGCCAGCTGAAACATAAGCTGGAGGAGAcgctgaggcagagagagagggagctaaCAGCTCTGAAAGGAGCACTGAAGGAAGAGGTGGCCACACATGACAAAGAGATAGAGGCACTCAGAGAGCAGTACAGTGCTGACATGGAGAAGCTCCGTAGCAGCATGGAGCAGGTGTCTCAG TCTCACGCAGGGATCGAAGCAGAGCGGTTGCGTGTCAATGCATCAGTTCGCTCTCTCCAGCAGCAGTTGGAGGACTGTAGAGACGAGAGCAGCCACTGGATGGAGCAGTTTCATGCCACCAGAGATGAACTTCGAACAACTAAACAAGA GCTCCTGCAAGCTCGTCTGGAAAAAGAGGAGTTTGAGGAGGAACTGAAGGAGCTCCAGGATAAAATGAGCACCATGAAACAACAGATACCAGAccccagccacacacagactctcaacCAG GAGCTCCAGCGATACAATGCTGATCTGCAGAAGGCAAAGTCTGAGGTGGAGAAGCACAGGACAGAGTTTGACAAGAAGGTCATGGAGGTCATCTCCATTAAAAAATCTCACCAGAACCAAGAGGCAGAGCTGAAGTATGAGATTGACAGGCTAAAGGACCAGTTACAGAGGGCCAAAGAAGACATTGCCAAGgcacaggagaaaaacaaacgg CTCCCAGACCCAGCCACCATCtcagagctggagcagaagcttGGCGAGGCGCGTAGTGAAGCTAGCCAGCTCAAAGAGAAACTCTCATTGTCTGCAGAGGAACTGGAGGCCAGTAAAGCACAGCTCAGTAGAGCTAAGATGGACCTTAAATCACTGCAAGATTCCCAGGAGGAGCAGAAAGAGGCCAACACACGTCTAAAAGAGAAACTCTCACGGTTAGAG GCTCAGCTGCAGACTAATGCCGCAGAGAGCTCAGAGGCAGAGCTCGCCCTCCACTCTGAGGTGAGAGGCCTGAGATCTGAGCTAGATGAGGCAAAGAGAAAAGCCTCCAAACTGAGCCAGGAGCACCGTGAACTCAGCCTGCGCCTGGAGGACAcggagaaagacagggagacgCTCAAACAGACCGCCAACCAGCTGGAGGAGACCAAACGGCAACAGGAGAGAGCTCTAGAGAAACTCAACAAAGAG TATGAGTCTCTGACCATGTCCTCAAGAGGGGAGGCACAGGTTCTTAGGGTTCAGttggaggagcagagagagagagcacgcAAGGAAATGCAGGAGGTGCAGCGTCATGGAAACGACGCGCAGACCGAGCTGGAAAAAAGCCATACAAACCTAAGGAGACTGGAggaagaa ATGTCACGACAGAAGAAGGAGCTCCTGCTTGTATGTGAGGAGAGAGACAACCACCAGCTGGATAAAGAGCTTCTCACCAACAGACTGCGCCACCTTGAGGCAGAGATAGAGGCCagcaaaaacaaccacaatgaCAAAAGCCGAGAGATTCGCATCCTGGAG gACAAGCTGAAACGCATGGAgttggagctggaggaggagaaaagcagCGTAGAGATGCTGACAGACCGGATGGCCAGGAGCAGAGACCAGATCGATCAGCTCCGCTCTGAGCTCATGCAGGAGAGGTCTTCCAAACAGGACCTGGAGCTGGACAAGAACGCCATGGAGAGACAT CTGAAGGAGCTGAGGAGTCGTGTGGCTGACATGGAGGGCCAGTCTCGCTCCTCAGCAGGAGTCTCccagctggaaaacaagatCCAAGAGCTTGAAGAACGCCTGCGCAGTGAGGAAAG GGAGAAGAACTCTGTGTTGGCGTCTCAACGTCGTCTGGAGAGGAAACTTAAAGAACTCAATATGACGCTGGATGAGGagcggcacacacacactgaacagagaGATCAG CTTTCTCTGAGAGTGAAGGCCCTTAAGAGGCAGGTGgatgaaggagagacagagctgGAAAGGATAGATGGACTCAGAAGAAAAGCTCAGAGAGACATGGAGGAACAGATGGAGCTCAAAGAGGCCTCGCAAGCCAGAGTCACAGCTCTGGAGGCTGAGCTCAA GAGGAAAACTCAGACAGCAATGCGCCCTGCTTTGGATTCATCAGCCCTCAGCTCAGATGACGACGACAGCCTTTATGACCCGTCCACCATCACCTCCATCCTCACTGAGAGCAACCTCCAGACCAGCTCCTGTTAA